From the Desulfosarcina sp. BuS5 genome, one window contains:
- a CDS encoding TonB-dependent receptor plug domain-containing protein translates to MTNKLLIILKVFVILFLLMPAPVFPEGEAGENPGAESSPTMLMFVGEELNLLSIASRREESAFKAPAIARVITGAEIRERGITTLAQALEYTPGFYMAQKEWGCQPYLRGLPDSILFLYDTVPMGMEISKTVHPLEHELSLSAIKRVEIIRGPGSVLWGPDAFAGIVNLVPLTGRDFTGMESGLIYNTPHDQKGFYVNLGYDQGLWDVFLSVSGRRGREGNNERYNITRFWDNGIIPADPENRFKSKGLNSSRLFEMAGNFSFGDFARLSGRVSDFKRPAVFKKPDSDIKWRENRGCPQHFVKLELKQSLNRLSALRFTGYLRNAEIENSIIDYSVTQKERAFYSEILYDRSFFSRRGLFTGGVSYRERNIRDALVWESYMPDFLGPENKFFLPLALEKNYDSRLKSIFGQSSFKIGDLDLMLGARLDIHDKYPDRTSYNAAVTWAFHRDSMFKLIYGTAYRTPFARQLTNNSEFGSELDLEKIRNIDLQLAWKPSNRAGVTLSCFISRIEDHVKEDCYAGLSLPNSQKISGLEIEGNIKPLPTVEISANASFIHAGGKDETYYYNDYIIINHDNTITRHYTDIKYPFDKGPGTFFNISGIWKPVESVIFSTRIGYFSSRRMIQPRTNKISTIHGSTIVDAGVTFKNFILNDLDLVVSCRNLFDRDYKTPGTYGSINGAPFETEFILRKRW, encoded by the coding sequence GTATTTCCGGAAGGTGAAGCCGGGGAAAATCCTGGTGCGGAAAGCAGTCCCACCATGCTCATGTTTGTGGGAGAGGAACTCAATTTGCTTTCGATTGCATCCCGCCGGGAAGAGAGCGCTTTTAAGGCGCCTGCCATAGCCCGTGTAATAACCGGCGCTGAAATAAGGGAGCGGGGCATCACCACCCTTGCCCAGGCCCTGGAATATACACCCGGATTTTACATGGCCCAAAAGGAATGGGGATGTCAGCCTTATCTCAGGGGCCTCCCTGATTCGATTCTGTTCCTGTATGATACGGTGCCCATGGGTATGGAAATAAGCAAAACAGTGCATCCGCTTGAACATGAGCTTTCTCTTTCGGCAATTAAACGGGTAGAGATCATCAGGGGCCCCGGTTCCGTTCTCTGGGGGCCGGATGCCTTTGCCGGAATTGTCAACCTTGTTCCCCTGACAGGCCGTGATTTTACCGGAATGGAGAGCGGTCTGATCTATAACACACCCCATGACCAGAAAGGCTTTTACGTAAATTTGGGATATGATCAGGGCCTCTGGGACGTATTTCTGTCCGTCAGCGGCCGCAGGGGACGCGAGGGAAATAATGAAAGGTATAATATTACCCGCTTCTGGGATAACGGAATAATTCCGGCTGATCCGGAGAATCGTTTTAAAAGTAAAGGTCTGAATAGTTCCAGGCTGTTTGAAATGGCCGGCAATTTTTCATTTGGTGATTTCGCGCGCCTTAGCGGCCGTGTGAGCGATTTTAAAAGGCCGGCCGTTTTCAAAAAACCGGATTCAGACATCAAGTGGAGGGAAAACCGCGGCTGCCCCCAGCATTTTGTAAAGCTTGAACTTAAACAAAGCCTGAACAGACTGTCGGCATTAAGGTTCACCGGATATTTAAGGAATGCTGAAATCGAAAACAGTATAATCGATTATTCCGTTACCCAGAAAGAGAGAGCCTTTTATTCCGAAATTCTCTATGACCGGTCTTTTTTTTCCCGCCGCGGGCTTTTTACCGGGGGCGTTTCGTACAGAGAAAGGAATATAAGGGATGCGCTTGTATGGGAAAGCTATATGCCCGATTTTCTTGGACCGGAAAACAAGTTTTTTTTACCCCTGGCGCTGGAAAAGAATTATGATTCGCGTCTTAAATCAATCTTCGGACAATCCTCTTTTAAAATCGGCGATCTGGACCTTATGCTCGGCGCGCGGTTAGACATCCATGATAAATATCCCGATCGGACAAGCTATAATGCGGCCGTAACCTGGGCATTTCACCGCGATAGCATGTTCAAACTTATATATGGAACAGCCTACCGGACCCCCTTTGCCAGGCAGTTGACAAACAATTCCGAATTTGGTTCGGAGCTAGATCTTGAAAAAATCAGAAACATCGATCTGCAACTGGCCTGGAAGCCTTCAAACCGCGCCGGCGTCACTCTCTCCTGTTTCATCAGCAGGATTGAAGATCATGTCAAAGAGGATTGCTACGCAGGGCTTTCCCTGCCCAACAGCCAGAAGATATCAGGGCTTGAAATTGAAGGGAATATAAAACCTCTGCCTACGGTTGAAATTTCGGCAAATGCCTCCTTTATACATGCCGGCGGCAAAGACGAGACTTATTATTACAACGATTATATTATTATAAACCATGATAATACAATAACCAGGCACTATACCGATATCAAATATCCTTTTGACAAGGGCCCGGGCACGTTTTTTAATATCAGCGGCATCTGGAAACCTGTTGAATCAGTCATTTTTTCAACCAGGATAGGCTATTTCTCGTCCCGACGCATGATTCAGCCGCGCACCAATAAAATTTCGACCATCCATGGAAGCACGATTGTTGATGCCGGCGTAACTTTTAAAAATTTTATCCTGAACGATCTGGATCTGGTTGTCTCCTGCCGGAATCTTTTTGACCGGGATTACAAAACCCCCGGCACATACGGTTCCATCAACGGCGCACCCTTTGAAACAGAATTTATTTTAAGGAAAAGATGGTAA